The Mercurialis annua linkage group LG8, ddMerAnnu1.2, whole genome shotgun sequence genome window below encodes:
- the LOC126660845 gene encoding laccase-12-like: MEPLNHIFSNHFSTFFLAILLVIGYALNLANAAPMTHNHQFVIQATPVKRLCKTQNVITVNGMFPGPTLEVNNGDTLVVTVTNKAQYNVTIHWHGVRQMRTGWADGPEFVTQCPIRPGGKYTYRFTIQGQEGTLWWHAHSSWLRATVYGALIIHPKQGSSYPFPKPKRETPIILGEWWNANPIDVVREATRTGAAPNVSDAYTINSQPGDLYNCSSQDTVIVPINSGETNLLRVINAAMNQPLFFTVANHRLTVVGADASYTKPFTTTVLMLGPGQTTDVLISGDQKPSRYYMAARAYQSAQNVAFDNTTTTAILEYKSAPCAPKNCSSSNKPVMPQLPAYNDTATVTAFNKQFRSPNKVLVPAEIDENLFFTVGLGLNNCPSNFDKSSQCQGPNGTRFSASMNNVSFQLPSNFSLLQAHQLGIPRVFTTDFPANPPVKFDYTGNNVSRSLFQPVAGTKLYKLKYGSRVQIVLQDTSIVTPENHPIHLHGYDFYIIAEGFGNFNPQTDASKFNLVDPPLRNTVGVPVNGWAVIRFVADNPGVWLMHCHLDVHITWGLAMAFLVENGVGKLESIEAPPQDLPPC, from the exons ATGGAGCCTCTAAACCACATTTTTTCTAACCATTTTTCAACTTTCTTCTTAGCCATTTTACTAGTCATTGGTTATGCACTGAACTTAGCCAATGCAGCACCCATGACTCACAACCATCAGTTTGTT attCAAGCAACACCAGTGAAGAGGCTGTGCAAAACTCAAAATGTGATCACTGTGAATGGGATGTTCCCTGGTCCAACATTAGAAGTCAATAATGGAGACACTTTAGTTGTGACTGTTACTAACAAAGCTCAATACAATGTCACCATCCATTG GCATGGTGTTAGGCAAATGAGGACTGGATGGGCTGATGGGCCTGAATTTGTGACTCAATGTCCAATTAGGCCCGGAGGGAAATACACTTATAGGTTCACAATTCAAGGCCAAGAAGGGACACTTTGGTGGCATGCTCATAGTTCATGGCTTAGAGCTACGGTTTATGGTGCCCTAATTATTCATCCAAAACAAGGATCTTCTTATCCATTTCCTAAACCTAAAAGGGAAACACCCATTATTCTTG GTGAATGGTGGAATGCAAATCCAATTGATGTCGTGAGAGAGGCAACAAGAACAGGAGCAGCACCAAATGTTTCTGATGCATATACTATTAATAGTCAGCCTGGTGATCTCTATAACTGTTCCTCTCAAG ATACTGTAATAGTTCCAATAAATTCCGGCGAGACGAACCTTCTCCGAGTCATCAACGCTGCGATGAACCAACCGCTTTTCTTCACTGTAGCTAACCATAGGCTCACAGTGGTTGGTGCTGATGCCTCTTATACAAAACCATTCACCACAACAGTCCTAATGCTCGGACCGGGCCAAACCACTGATGTTTTAATCTCCGGTGACCAGAAACCATCCCGGTATTACATGGCAGCGCGTGCATATCAAAGCGCCCAAAACGTTGCATTTGACAACACTACTACTACCGCAATTCTTGAATATAAATCCGCTCCATGTGCTCCCAAAAATTGCTCGTCCTCAAACAAACCAGTCATGCCACAATTGCCTGCGTATAACGACACGGCTACGGTCACTGCTTTTAATAAACAGTTTCGGAGTCCTAACAAAGTGTTAGTTCCGGCGGAAATCGATGAAAATTTGTTCTTCACAGTTGGATTAGGACTCAACAATTGCCCATCAAATTTTGACAAGTCAAGCCAATGTCAAGGGCCTAATGGCACAAGATTTTCAGCAAGTATGAACAATgtgtcatttcaattaccatcaAATTTTTCTCTCTTACAAGCGCATCAATTGGGGATTCCGAGGGTTTTCACTACCGATTTCCCGGCGAATCCGCCCGTAAAATTCGACTACACCGGGAATAATGTTAGTCGATCCCTATTTCAACCGGTGGCTGGTACTAAGCTTTACAAATTGAAATATGGATCAAGAGTACAAATTGTGTTACAGGATACAAGTATTGTCACACCTGAAAATCATCCAATTCATCTTCATGGATATGATTTTTATATCATTGCTGAAGGTTTTGGAAATTTTAATCCTCAAACTGATGCCTCCAAATTTAACCTTGTTGATCCACCTCTCAGAAACACAGTTGGTGTGCCTGTTAATGGATGGGCAGTCATCCGATTCGTCGCGGATAATCCAG GTGTGTGGTTAATGCATTGTCACTTAGATGTTCATATTACATGGGGATTGGCTATGGCATTCTTGGTTGAAAATGGAGTTGGTAAATTGGAATCTATAGAAGCTCCACCACAAGATCTTCCTCCATGTTAA